In Puntigrus tetrazona isolate hp1 chromosome 24, ASM1883169v1, whole genome shotgun sequence, a genomic segment contains:
- the cbln2b gene encoding cerebellin-2b: protein MVPAACPGPFAMLALAFLLGCGIGLCLGQNDTEPIVLEGKCLVVCDSNPSSDGGVTSSLGISVRSGSAKVAFSAVRGTNHEPSEMSNTSMTIYFDQVLVNIGNHFDLKASVFTAPRRGIYSFSFHVVKVYNRQTIQVNLMQNEYPVISAFAGDQDVTREAASNGVLLMVEREDRVYLKLERGNLMGGWKYSTFSGFLVFPL, encoded by the exons ATGGTGCCAGCAGCCTGTCCCGGACCCTTTGCCATGCTGGCTCTCGCCTTTCTCCTGGGATGTGGCATAGGGCTCTGTCTGGGCCAGAATGACACGGAGCCCATCGTTCTGGAGGGGAAGTGTCTGGTGGTGTGCGACTCCAACCCCTCTTCTGACGGAGGAGTCACCTCTTCGCTTGGGATATCTGTGCGCTCCGGCAGCGCCAAAGTGGCTTTTTCGGCAGTCAGAGGGACAAACCACGAGCCTTCGGAGATGAGCAACACGTCCATGACCATCTATTTCGACCAG GTATTAGTAAACATTGGCAATCATTTCGACCTAAAAGCGAGCGTGTTTACCGCGCCACGGAGAGGAATATACAGTTTCAGCTTTCACGTGGTCAAGGTCTACAACAGACAAACCATACAG GTGAACCTGATGCAGAACGAGTACCCGGTCATATCCGCTTTCGCCGGCGATCAGGATGTCACGCGGGAGGCGGCGAGTAACGGAGTTCTACTGATGGTGGAGCGCGAGGATCGGGTCTATCTCAAGTTGGAAAGAGGGAATCTAATGGGCGGATGGAAATACTCCACGTTCTCTGGATTTTTAGTCTTTCCTCTATAA
- the fbxo15 gene encoding F-box only protein 15 → MSSPSMNAQRRDAGQPSVIKSKSIPRKQRKATPQHPSVYRMTSKRKERTSEKSFERMPPEIILRIFSYLDPGSLFCIGLVNKHFQELSNSNFMWYQFYIRDCMKKKKAGREGRAIHDLGVQERPKGYWRNAFFKETAGLNVNKWRTKLKRIDPYSGLPRHTEDVIRSLCITWEITVTDGRGRRSTFEQSHASFSGTAVFVFWGAVTWPPFNQLTSLELHGVLRVPLDCPAPYRPCWKSVMSKIKLQGDHCEVCVSDKIVKMLYVGQGVTLGFWKDQWEIAFIMVNLHNHRLVERSLHASISPRPAAGVSALFDDVDPEYGLHGYAAYIELHDTVRVIMSDRFSQLFCRRDQICDGYLPLEVISENNRSSNTYLVGDVSLPWRTEALHGTIKDCCMINLTVTDEAKQPFWCVSAPVVMTKASQDTVSYDFGGEGFSILYRDSEGRVEMRLKQMDYKEQYFVVNLVIYIAVAKVNKHFGRDY, encoded by the exons ATGTCTTCGCCATCCATGAATGCCCAGAGGCGAGATGCCGGGCAACCCTCggttattaaatcaaaatccaTACCCAG gaaacaaagaaaagcaaCTCCACAACATCCATCAGTCTACAGAATGACATCCAAACGCAAAGAAAGAACTAgtgaaaaatcatttgaaag GATGCCCCCGGAAATCATTCTCAGGATTTTCTCGTACTTGGATCCTGGGTCTCTTTTCTGCATTGGTTTAGTCAACAAGCATTTCCAGGAACTCTCCAACAGCAA TTTTATGTGGTATCAGTTTTACATCCGCGACTGtatgaaaaagaagaaagccgGTCGAGAAGGTCGGGCGATACATGATCTCGGTGTGCAGGAGAGGCCAAAGGGATACTGGAGAAATGCATTCTTCAAAGAAACTGCCGGCCTGAATGTAAACAAATGGAGAACAAAACTAAAACGCATTGACCCTTATTCAGGACTGCCACGACATACAGAGGATGTCATAAG GAGTCTGTGCATTACATGGGAGATCACAGTGACTGATGGGAGAGGACGGCGGAGCACCTTTGAGCAGTCTCATGCCTCCTTCAGCGGTACGGCTGTTTTCGTGTTCTGGGGGGCTGTCACTTGGCCTCCTTTCAACCAGCTCACCTCCCTTGAGCTTCACGGAGTGTTGCGGGTGCCCCTCGATTGTCCTGCTCCTTACAG GCCATGCTGGAAATCAGTTATGTCCAAAATAAAGCTACAAGGAGATCactgtgaagtgtgtgtttCAGACAAGATTGTCAAGATGCTGTATGTTGGACAGGGCGTAACTTTGGGATTCTGGAAG GACCAATGGGAAATTGCTTTTATCATGGTGAACTTGCACAATCACAGACTTGTAGAAAGAAGTCTTCATGCATCTATTAG TCCACGTCCAGCGGCTGGAGTCAGTGCTTTGTTTGATGATGTGGACCCGGAGTATGGTCTCCATGGATACGCTGCTTACATTGAACTGCACGATACAGTGAGAGTCATCATGTCTGACCGCTTTTCCCAGCTGTTTTGCAGAAGAG ATCAGATTTGTGACGGTTATCTTCCACTGGAAGTGATCAGTGAAAATAACAGATCCTCAAATACTTACCTGGTTGGAGATGTCAGCTTGCCTTGGAGGACTGAAGCTTTACACGGAACTATAAAG GACTGCTGCATGATCAACCTCACTGTGACGGATGAAGCCAAGCAGCCTTTTTGGTGCGTCAGCGCTCCTGTTGTGATGACAAAAGCAAGTCAAGACACGGTATCATACGATTTTGGTGGCGAGGGTTTCTCCATCCTATACCGGGACTCAGAGGGGAGGGTGGAGATGAGGCTGAAGCAGATGGACTACAAGGAACAGTATTTTGTGGTTAATCTAGTGATTTACATTGCTGTCGCCAAAGTCAATAAGCACTTTGGGAGAGATTATTAA